From a single Mycolicibacterium moriokaense genomic region:
- the rplK gene encoding 50S ribosomal protein L11, giving the protein MAPKKKVIGLIKLQIQAGQANPAPPVGPALGQHGVNIMEFCKAYNAATENQRGNVIPVEITVYEDRSFTFALKTPPAAKLLLKAAGVQKGSGTPHSTKVAKVTWDQVREIAETKKEDLNANDIEAASKIIAGTARSMGITVE; this is encoded by the coding sequence ATGGCCCCGAAGAAGAAAGTCATCGGGCTGATCAAGCTCCAGATCCAGGCCGGGCAGGCCAACCCCGCCCCGCCCGTGGGCCCGGCGCTCGGCCAGCACGGCGTCAACATCATGGAGTTCTGCAAGGCGTACAACGCCGCGACGGAGAACCAGCGCGGCAACGTCATCCCCGTGGAGATCACCGTCTACGAGGACCGCAGCTTCACGTTCGCGCTGAAGACCCCGCCCGCCGCCAAGCTGCTGCTGAAGGCCGCAGGCGTGCAGAAGGGTTCCGGCACCCCGCACAGCACCAAGGTCGCCAAGGTGACCTGGGATCAGGTGCGCGAGATCGCCGAGACCAAGAAGGAAGACTTGAACGCCAACGACATCGAGGCGGCGTCCAAGATCATCGCCGGCACGGCCCGGTCGATGGGGATCACGGTCGAGTAG
- the nusG gene encoding transcription termination/antitermination protein NusG produces MTSFEGETPSAETDEVTADAGTAVDVSTTDPATESVDVVSDETVEGTDAAVEAPAEAAPEEDEDPAVALKKELRSKPGDWYVIHSYAGYENKVKANLETRVQNLDVGDYIFQVEVPTEEVTEIKNGQRKQVNRKVLPGYILVRMELNDESWGAVRNTPGVTGFVGATSRPSPLSLDDVVKFLLPPAAAKKPGKAASTAAAAAETGGIERPVIEVDYEVGESVTVMDGPFATLPASISEVNAEQQKLKVLVSIFGRETPVELTFNQVAKI; encoded by the coding sequence GTGACTAGCTTCGAGGGCGAGACGCCTTCGGCCGAGACCGACGAGGTCACCGCTGATGCGGGGACGGCGGTCGACGTTTCCACCACCGACCCTGCGACCGAGTCGGTCGACGTCGTGAGCGACGAGACCGTCGAGGGCACCGACGCGGCTGTCGAGGCTCCTGCTGAGGCGGCTCCGGAAGAGGACGAGGATCCGGCCGTCGCGCTCAAGAAGGAGCTGCGGTCCAAGCCCGGCGACTGGTACGTCATCCACTCCTACGCCGGCTACGAGAACAAGGTGAAGGCCAACCTCGAGACCCGCGTGCAGAACCTCGACGTCGGCGACTACATCTTCCAGGTCGAGGTGCCCACCGAAGAGGTCACCGAGATCAAAAACGGCCAGCGCAAGCAGGTCAACCGCAAGGTGCTGCCCGGCTACATCCTGGTCCGCATGGAGCTCAACGACGAGTCGTGGGGCGCGGTGCGCAACACCCCCGGCGTCACCGGGTTCGTCGGTGCGACGTCGCGGCCGTCGCCGCTGTCGCTGGACGACGTGGTGAAGTTCCTGCTGCCGCCCGCTGCGGCCAAGAAGCCCGGTAAGGCCGCGTCGACGGCCGCCGCCGCCGCGGAGACCGGCGGAATCGAACGGCCCGTCATCGAGGTTGATTACGAGGTCGGCGAGTCCGTCACCGTTATGGATGGCCCCTTCGCCACGCTGCCTGCGTCGATCAGCGAGGTCAACGCCGAACAGCAGAAGCTCAAGGTGCTGGTGTCCATCTTCGGCCGCGAAACACCTGTCGAACTGACCTTCAACCAGGTCGCCAAGATCTAA
- the secE gene encoding preprotein translocase subunit SecE translates to MSDERDRAGSAGADDTGNDGSGAVVTRPARPSGKRTRRAATGEDVSSAVDLATGTDASPTKNGSGSAKKTAKKRGDGPSRNPIAFVWNYLKQVVAELRKVIWPNRKQMVSYTMVVLVFLAFMVALIGGVDLGIGKLVMWVFG, encoded by the coding sequence GTGAGCGACGAGCGTGATCGTGCCGGCTCCGCAGGGGCCGACGACACCGGCAACGACGGCTCCGGCGCGGTCGTAACCCGGCCTGCTCGGCCCAGCGGCAAGCGGACACGGCGCGCGGCGACCGGCGAGGACGTCAGCAGCGCTGTCGACCTGGCGACCGGCACCGATGCCTCTCCGACGAAGAACGGCTCGGGCTCCGCGAAGAAGACCGCCAAGAAGCGTGGCGACGGTCCTTCACGCAACCCGATCGCGTTCGTGTGGAACTACCTGAAGCAGGTCGTCGCCGAGCTGCGCAAGGTGATCTGGCCGAACCGCAAGCAGATGGTCAGCTACACCATGGTGGTGCTGGTTTTCCTGGCGTTCATGGTGGCGCTGATCGGCGGGGTCGATCTGGGTATCGGCAAGCTCGTGATGTGGGTGTTCGGCTGA
- the hadC gene encoding (3R)-hydroxyacyl-ACP dehydratase subunit HadC encodes MALKTDIRGMVHKYPDVFVVGREQIRQFAHAVKAEDPATHDEAAAAELGHEALVAPPTFMTILAVMIQRHFFQHVDIGMETMQIVQVDQKFKFHRPVKAGDRLTGTMYIETVDERFGADIVTTRNVCTDEDGEIVMEAFTTLMGHEGDNSISAKWDPETGQVIRTAVSTNGQSADKAD; translated from the coding sequence ATGGCATTGAAAACCGACATCCGCGGGATGGTTCACAAGTACCCGGATGTTTTCGTCGTGGGCCGTGAGCAGATCCGCCAGTTCGCGCACGCGGTGAAGGCTGAAGACCCGGCCACTCATGACGAGGCCGCGGCGGCCGAGCTTGGCCACGAGGCACTCGTTGCACCCCCGACATTCATGACGATCTTGGCGGTGATGATCCAGCGCCATTTCTTTCAGCACGTCGACATCGGCATGGAGACGATGCAGATCGTCCAGGTGGACCAGAAGTTCAAGTTCCACCGGCCGGTGAAGGCCGGCGACCGGCTGACCGGGACGATGTATATCGAGACCGTTGACGAGCGGTTCGGCGCCGACATCGTCACCACCCGCAACGTCTGCACCGACGAGGACGGCGAGATCGTGATGGAGGCTTTCACCACGCTCATGGGCCACGAGGGCGACAATTCGATCTCGGCGAAGTGGGATCCGGAGACGGGACAGGTCATTCGTACGGCGGTCAGCACGAACGGTCAGAGCGCCGACAAAGCGGATTAG
- the hadB gene encoding (3R)-hydroxyacyl-ACP dehydratase subunit HadB, whose product MALREFDSVKVGDQLPEKVIPLTRSDLVNYAGVSGDLNPIHWDDEIAKQVGLDTAIAHGMLTMGLGGGYITSWVGDPAAVTEYNVRFTAVVPVPNDGVGAEIVFNGRVKSVEPETKSVTIALTATAGGKKIFGRAIATAKLA is encoded by the coding sequence ATGGCACTTCGTGAGTTCGATTCGGTGAAGGTGGGTGACCAGCTTCCCGAGAAGGTGATCCCACTGACTCGTAGCGACCTGGTGAACTACGCCGGCGTATCCGGCGATCTGAACCCGATTCACTGGGACGACGAGATCGCCAAGCAGGTCGGACTCGACACCGCGATCGCGCACGGCATGCTCACCATGGGCCTCGGTGGCGGCTACATCACGTCCTGGGTCGGCGACCCGGCGGCGGTCACCGAGTACAACGTGCGGTTCACCGCCGTGGTCCCGGTTCCCAACGACGGCGTGGGCGCTGAAATCGTCTTCAATGGAAGGGTGAAATCCGTTGAACCCGAGACGAAGTCAGTGACCATCGCGTTGACGGCCACTGCGGGCGGCAAGAAGATCTTCGGCCGCGCCATCGCTACCGCAAAGCTGGCGTAA
- the hadA gene encoding (3R)-hydroxyacyl-ACP dehydratase subunit HadA, with protein MALSEQIVGMHYRYPDHYVVGREKLREYAVAVKNDHPAHHDEAAAAELGHSSIPAPLTFISVFGYMAQSAFFESADIGINDMQIVQVDQVLKFRKPIHAGDTLYCDVYVDSVRQAHGTDIIVTKNIVTDDKGDVVQETYTTLAGRSGEDGEEGFSHGTS; from the coding sequence GTGGCGTTGTCAGAGCAGATCGTCGGGATGCACTACCGCTATCCCGACCACTATGTCGTCGGACGGGAGAAGCTGCGCGAATACGCCGTCGCAGTGAAGAACGACCACCCTGCCCACCACGACGAGGCCGCGGCCGCTGAACTCGGCCACTCCAGCATTCCCGCGCCGCTGACGTTCATCTCGGTGTTCGGCTACATGGCCCAGTCGGCCTTCTTCGAAAGCGCCGACATCGGCATCAACGACATGCAGATCGTGCAGGTCGACCAGGTGCTGAAGTTCCGCAAGCCGATACACGCCGGTGACACGCTCTACTGCGACGTGTACGTGGACTCCGTCCGGCAGGCGCACGGGACCGACATCATCGTGACCAAGAACATCGTCACCGACGACAAAGGTGACGTTGTGCAGGAGACCTACACGACCCTGGCGGGTCGTTCTGGCGAAGACGGAGAAGAGGGTTTCAGCCATGGCACTTCGTGA
- the rpmG gene encoding 50S ribosomal protein L33 yields the protein MASSTDVRPKITLACEVCKHRNYITKKNRRNDPDRLELKKFCPNCGKHQAHKESR from the coding sequence GTGGCCTCCAGTACTGACGTACGGCCCAAGATCACCTTGGCGTGCGAGGTGTGCAAGCACCGCAACTACATCACCAAGAAGAACCGCCGCAACGACCCCGATAGGCTGGAGCTGAAGAAGTTCTGCCCGAACTGCGGCAAGCACCAGGCGCACAAGGAATCGCGCTAA
- a CDS encoding NYN domain-containing protein codes for MIEPVAPRVAVYIDFDNIVISRYDQIHGRNSFQRDRAAGFHKKPGRLTEAMVDVGAIIDFASSFGTLVLTRAYADWSADVNAEYQGQLVGRAVDLVQLFPAAAYAKNGADIRLAVDAVEDMFRLPDLTHVVIVAGDSDYIPLAQRCKRLGRYVVGIGITGSISKSLTAACDEFVTYDALPGVPVAEPAKKKPRKKVDEGAQEPDSPDPQATATALLERALRIGHEKDDADWLHNSAVKAQMKRMDPSFSEKSLGFRSFSDFLRSRSDVAELDESSTTRMVRLRPQGN; via the coding sequence GTGATCGAACCCGTCGCCCCACGCGTGGCTGTCTATATCGACTTCGACAACATCGTCATCTCCCGCTACGACCAGATTCACGGTCGCAACTCCTTCCAGCGGGACCGGGCGGCCGGTTTCCACAAGAAGCCCGGACGCCTGACGGAGGCGATGGTCGACGTCGGCGCGATCATCGACTTCGCGTCGTCGTTCGGCACGCTGGTGCTGACGCGGGCCTATGCGGACTGGTCGGCCGACGTCAACGCCGAATACCAGGGACAGCTGGTCGGCCGGGCCGTCGACCTGGTGCAGCTGTTCCCTGCGGCGGCGTACGCCAAGAACGGCGCCGACATCCGGTTGGCGGTCGACGCGGTCGAGGACATGTTCCGGCTGCCCGACCTCACCCACGTCGTCATCGTGGCGGGTGATTCCGACTACATCCCGCTGGCGCAGCGCTGCAAGCGGCTGGGCCGCTACGTCGTCGGCATCGGAATCACGGGGTCGATCAGCAAGTCGCTGACCGCCGCGTGCGACGAGTTCGTCACCTACGACGCGTTGCCGGGGGTGCCCGTCGCCGAGCCGGCGAAGAAGAAGCCCCGCAAGAAGGTGGACGAGGGTGCCCAGGAGCCGGACTCGCCGGACCCGCAGGCGACAGCGACGGCGCTGCTCGAACGGGCGCTGCGGATCGGCCACGAGAAAGACGACGCCGACTGGCTGCACAACTCGGCGGTCAAGGCGCAGATGAAGCGGATGGACCCGTCGTTCTCGGAGAAGTCGCTGGGGTTCCGTTCGTTCAGCGATTTCCTGCGATCCCGCAGCGACGTGGCCGAGCTCGACGAGAGCAGCACCACCCGCATGGTGCGACTGCGTCCGCAGGGCAACTAG
- a CDS encoding MBL fold metallo-hydrolase: MTDRLYFRQLLSGRDFAAGDMIAQQMRNFAYLIGDRETGDCVVVDPAYAAGDLVDTLEADGMHLSGVLVSHHHPDHVGGSMIGFELKGLAELLERTSVPVHVNNLELDWVSRVTGIARSELTGHEHGDVVKVGDIDIELLHTPGHTPGSQCFLLDGRLVAGDTLFLEGCGRTDFPGGDVDAMFRSLQALAQLSGDPTVFPGHWYSIEPSASLSEVRRTNYVYRASNLDQWRMLMGA, from the coding sequence ATGACGGACCGCCTGTACTTCCGCCAGTTGCTCTCGGGTCGAGACTTCGCCGCCGGCGACATGATCGCCCAGCAGATGCGCAACTTCGCCTACCTCATCGGCGACCGCGAGACCGGCGACTGCGTCGTGGTCGATCCGGCGTATGCCGCAGGGGATCTGGTCGACACGTTGGAGGCCGACGGTATGCACCTGTCGGGTGTGCTCGTCAGCCATCACCATCCCGACCACGTCGGCGGCTCGATGATTGGCTTCGAACTGAAGGGCCTCGCCGAACTGCTGGAGCGCACCAGTGTGCCTGTTCACGTGAACAACCTTGAGCTGGACTGGGTTTCACGCGTCACCGGGATCGCGCGCAGCGAGCTGACGGGTCATGAGCACGGTGATGTGGTCAAGGTCGGCGACATCGACATCGAGCTGCTGCACACGCCCGGCCACACGCCGGGCAGCCAGTGCTTCCTGCTCGACGGTCGACTCGTCGCGGGCGACACGCTGTTTCTGGAGGGCTGCGGCCGCACCGACTTCCCCGGCGGTGACGTCGACGCGATGTTCCGCAGTCTGCAGGCGCTGGCGCAGCTGTCCGGCGATCCGACGGTCTTTCCCGGCCACTGGTATTCGATCGAACCCAGCGCCTCGCTGTCGGAGGTTCGGCGCACCAACTACGTCTACCGCGCGAGCAATCTGGATCAGTGGCGCATGCTGATGGGCGCCTGA
- a CDS encoding DUF4352 domain-containing protein has product MTTPPTPAGWYPDPDGSGGQRYWDGSSWTEHRYPAAPPPPTPPPPTPPPPTPTPPPAAPAEPAASEQPTAVVNLPPEPASDEPAASEQPTAIVNLPPAPAEERVGAHRKPDPENEPAASPESFTQRTDPVSQRIAPDVPPSTPPPSGPPPTFGAPPTDSPAAPRQSDPYPSAPTFGEYAPEAPPPSRNRGLAVWYGIGVAVLLVILAGVAIYGFVIKDQPEIEISSPGTSTEESPTSTETSTPSETPTETPTAEPTTVGPTGDVVDGPLSFTVHGIEVGETVVMSDAPLEKTAVGEFIVVHMTVTNVGTDPATFIGSFQTLHAGGTTFALDDEATAYLEGTFADLAPGASADVSLAFDVPQGTPAETIELHADPTTPGAEVPLS; this is encoded by the coding sequence ATGACGACACCGCCCACGCCTGCTGGCTGGTATCCCGATCCCGACGGCAGTGGCGGTCAACGGTATTGGGACGGCAGTTCCTGGACCGAACACCGGTACCCCGCAGCGCCTCCCCCGCCCACGCCTCCCCCGCCCACGCCTCCGCCACCCACGCCGACGCCTCCGCCGGCCGCGCCCGCGGAGCCCGCCGCCAGCGAGCAGCCCACCGCGGTCGTGAACCTGCCACCTGAACCGGCCTCGGACGAGCCCGCGGCGAGTGAGCAGCCGACCGCGATTGTGAACTTGCCGCCCGCACCCGCCGAGGAGCGCGTCGGCGCCCACCGCAAACCCGACCCGGAGAACGAACCCGCGGCATCGCCCGAGTCGTTCACGCAGCGGACCGACCCGGTGAGTCAGCGGATCGCGCCGGATGTCCCGCCTTCGACGCCGCCGCCATCCGGCCCACCGCCGACATTCGGTGCGCCACCCACTGACTCGCCGGCGGCTCCCCGACAATCAGACCCGTACCCCTCCGCGCCGACGTTCGGTGAATACGCACCCGAGGCACCACCGCCGAGTCGCAACCGCGGCCTCGCTGTGTGGTACGGCATCGGAGTTGCTGTCCTGCTTGTGATTCTGGCGGGCGTGGCCATCTACGGTTTCGTGATCAAGGATCAGCCCGAGATAGAGATCTCGTCGCCGGGCACCTCGACCGAGGAGTCCCCCACTTCCACGGAGACGTCGACCCCATCGGAGACGCCCACGGAGACGCCGACCGCAGAGCCGACGACGGTAGGCCCGACCGGGGACGTCGTCGACGGCCCGCTGTCGTTCACCGTCCACGGCATCGAGGTCGGCGAGACGGTGGTGATGTCGGATGCGCCGCTCGAGAAGACCGCGGTCGGCGAGTTCATCGTCGTGCACATGACCGTGACGAACGTCGGCACCGACCCGGCAACGTTCATCGGCTCGTTCCAGACGCTGCACGCCGGAGGGACGACGTTCGCATTGGACGACGAGGCGACGGCCTACCTCGAAGGGACATTCGCAGACCTCGCGCCGGGCGCCTCCGCCGACGTTTCCCTCGCGTTCGACGTGCCGCAGGGCACACCGGCAGAAACCATTGAGCTGCACGCCGATCCCACCACTCCCGGCGCGGAGGTTCCGCTCTCCTGA
- a CDS encoding crotonase/enoyl-CoA hydratase family protein, whose product MTSTVGYELNDSVATITMDDGKVNVLGPDMQAAINEALDRAEKDSAKAVVIAGNERVFSGGFDLAVFQSGDAKAALGMLTGGFELAVRCLTFPAPVIMAATGSAIAMGSFLLLSGDHRVGQPKTKCQAIEVAIGMTIPIAAIEIMRMRLTPAAFQRGAALASIYSGDEAIAAGWLDAIVEKDAVLATAQEAAAEAAKLHTGAHVATKLKARDSALKAIRAGIDGLATEFTLG is encoded by the coding sequence ATGACCAGCACAGTTGGCTACGAGCTCAATGATTCGGTCGCGACGATCACCATGGACGACGGCAAGGTCAACGTGCTGGGTCCAGACATGCAAGCCGCGATCAACGAGGCCCTCGACCGGGCCGAGAAGGACTCCGCGAAGGCGGTCGTGATCGCGGGCAACGAGCGGGTGTTCAGCGGTGGGTTCGACCTCGCGGTGTTCCAGTCCGGCGATGCGAAAGCGGCGCTGGGCATGTTGACCGGCGGCTTCGAGCTGGCGGTGCGGTGCCTGACGTTCCCGGCGCCGGTGATCATGGCGGCGACTGGTTCGGCGATCGCGATGGGGTCGTTCTTGCTGCTATCGGGGGACCATCGGGTGGGTCAGCCGAAGACCAAGTGCCAGGCGATCGAGGTGGCCATCGGCATGACGATCCCGATCGCCGCGATCGAGATCATGCGGATGCGGTTGACGCCCGCCGCGTTCCAGCGTGGTGCGGCGTTGGCGTCGATCTACTCAGGCGACGAGGCGATCGCCGCGGGCTGGCTGGACGCGATCGTCGAAAAGGACGCCGTGCTCGCCACCGCCCAGGAGGCCGCCGCCGAGGCCGCGAAGCTGCACACGGGTGCGCACGTGGCGACCAAGCTGAAGGCGCGCGATTCGGCGTTGAAGGCAATCCGGGCCGGAATCGACGGATTGGCAACGGAATTCACGCTCGGCTAG
- a CDS encoding TetR/AcrR family transcriptional regulator — MPRAKQRTPELREHLLGVAIATLAEEGVAGFTTRRVAERAGTSVPAVYELFVDKAGLVRAMFFEGFRLLGAELAQVPTTDDPLADLERLVPVFRLFCRAYPRLAQVMFSRPFMDFEPGPDELAAGASVREVFVGRIQRCVDEGLLSGDVADIAHVLLALAQGLAVQELGRWLGPSGQVVERRWKLGVRSLLEGFRAV; from the coding sequence GTGCCCAGGGCCAAGCAACGCACGCCCGAACTCCGCGAGCATCTGCTCGGTGTCGCGATCGCGACGCTGGCCGAGGAGGGCGTGGCCGGGTTCACGACGCGGCGGGTGGCCGAGCGCGCCGGGACGTCGGTGCCCGCGGTCTACGAGCTGTTCGTCGACAAGGCCGGCCTGGTGCGCGCGATGTTCTTCGAGGGCTTCCGGCTGCTCGGAGCCGAGTTGGCGCAGGTGCCGACAACCGACGATCCGCTGGCCGACCTGGAACGGCTCGTGCCCGTGTTCCGGCTCTTCTGCCGGGCCTACCCCAGGCTGGCGCAGGTGATGTTCTCGCGGCCGTTCATGGACTTCGAGCCGGGGCCCGACGAGTTGGCGGCGGGCGCGTCGGTGCGCGAGGTCTTCGTCGGCCGGATACAGCGCTGCGTCGATGAGGGGCTGCTGTCCGGCGACGTCGCCGACATCGCGCACGTACTGCTGGCGTTGGCACAGGGCCTGGCGGTGCAGGAGCTGGGCCGGTGGCTGGGTCCGTCGGGGCAGGTGGTCGAGCGGCGGTGGAAGTTGGGTGTGCGGTCGCTGTTGGAGGGCTTCCGGGCCGTCTGA